One stretch of Acholeplasma laidlawii PG-8A DNA includes these proteins:
- a CDS encoding recombinase family protein: MTYAYIRVSSKTQLIDRQLSEIHKLNIPNKNIFVDKESGKDFNRKQYKRLKSKLKKDDLVVIKSIDRLGRNYQMIIDEWAYITRTVGADIRVLDMPLLDTRSHPENLVGKFISDIVLQILSFVAENERDNIKQRQAEGIRIAKEKGIHMGRPRYVKPDNFDDIVSSFKNKQISLNEAISTLELSKSTFYKYL; encoded by the coding sequence ATGACATACGCATATATAAGAGTTTCTAGTAAGACTCAACTTATTGATAGACAACTATCAGAGATACACAAATTAAACATACCAAATAAAAATATCTTCGTAGATAAAGAAAGTGGTAAAGATTTTAATAGAAAGCAATATAAAAGACTTAAAAGTAAACTCAAAAAAGATGACCTTGTTGTCATAAAAAGTATTGATAGATTAGGTAGGAACTATCAAATGATCATCGATGAATGGGCATATATCACAAGGACTGTAGGTGCAGATATAAGAGTATTAGACATGCCATTATTAGACACTAGATCACACCCAGAAAACTTAGTAGGTAAGTTTATTAGTGATATTGTTCTACAAATACTTTCTTTTGTTGCAGAAAATGAGAGAGACAATATTAAACAAAGGCAAGCTGAAGGTATTAGAATAGCAAAAGAAAAGGGCATCCACATGGGACGCCCTAGATATGTTAAGCCAGATAATTTTGATGATATCGTTAGTTCATTTAAAAATAAACAAATAAGTCTTAATGAAGCCATTTCAACACTAGAATTATCTAAATCAACGTTTTATAAGTATTTATAA
- the pfkA gene encoding 6-phosphofructokinase, whose amino-acid sequence MKIAVLTSGGDAPGMNAAIRAIVRTGIAEGHEMFGIMDGYRGLLEDRFIPLAAKDVSGMLSIGGTKLGTARVSEFKEVPVQMVAIDNLRNRGIDALIVIGGDGSYRGAQALHELEFQTIAIPGTIDNDVYGTDYTIGFHTALNTIVEAIDKLRDTSSSHRRCSIIEVMGRTSGDLALYAGICGGAEFIITPENPINKDKLISTLKKHNEEGRRHAIIVVTEQQFDVHKLAAEISIKSGFSSRATVLGYIQRGGTPIAEDRILASRMGAFAVEMLAKGVSGQCVGIKDDKLVTSPLSDIINHPKERVELYDLIKKLR is encoded by the coding sequence ATGAAAATAGCAGTTTTAACTTCTGGCGGCGATGCACCTGGAATGAACGCAGCAATTCGTGCAATTGTGCGTACAGGTATTGCAGAAGGTCATGAGATGTTTGGTATTATGGATGGTTATAGAGGTCTTTTAGAAGATCGTTTTATACCGCTAGCTGCCAAAGATGTTTCAGGTATGTTAAGCATTGGTGGTACAAAACTGGGTACTGCAAGAGTATCTGAGTTTAAAGAAGTACCAGTTCAAATGGTAGCAATCGATAATCTACGTAATCGTGGTATTGATGCTTTAATCGTTATTGGTGGTGATGGTAGTTACAGAGGTGCTCAAGCACTCCATGAACTAGAATTCCAAACCATAGCTATTCCTGGAACAATTGATAATGACGTTTATGGAACAGATTATACAATCGGATTCCATACTGCATTAAATACAATTGTAGAAGCAATAGATAAACTAAGAGATACATCATCGTCACATAGACGTTGTAGTATTATTGAAGTTATGGGTAGAACATCAGGTGATTTAGCATTATATGCAGGTATCTGTGGTGGTGCTGAGTTCATTATTACACCAGAAAACCCAATTAATAAAGATAAGTTAATTTCAACATTAAAAAAACATAATGAAGAAGGCAGACGCCATGCCATCATTGTTGTCACTGAACAACAATTTGATGTGCATAAACTTGCTGCTGAAATCTCAATCAAATCTGGATTTAGTTCACGAGCAACAGTACTTGGTTATATCCAAAGAGGTGGAACACCAATTGCTGAAGACCGTATCTTAGCATCACGTATGGGTGCATTTGCAGTCGAAATGCTTGCCAAAGGTGTGAGTGGACAATGTGTTGGTATAAAAGATGATAAACTAGTAACATCACCATTATCTGATATCATCAACCATCCAAAAGAACGCGTTGAGCTATATGATCTCATTAAGAAATTAAGATAA
- a CDS encoding polysaccharide biosynthesis protein, with translation MAFLKVYKYVLYDIATIVISYYLTIWVFKNMGGGIELNYDHKALWLAFAFIIPAKILLNQIFGIYRIISKYASFEDFFRMILVVTGTNILLVLAIFLFNIEVMSESAFITITLIEITGMIIPRIIRRTTSLVAYRLRLKVSHETGVRTLIIGAGSAGEMVVKEIYKNKSLNNVLIGFVDDDKEKVGRQIMGISILGTLDNIKEIVGRYAVQEVIIAIKNFPKHRFHELVNSLIQLHIKVKKLNLIEDVNQNEVSKLVDLKVEDLLNRPVIKLDNKGIRDFIGDEVVLVTGGGGSIGSELCRQIFELNPKQLIIFDIYENNAYEIQMELNRKVYKDSSKQYPKLDVRIGSVYNKVRLEEIFKEFKPTIVFHAAAYKHVPLMEDSAVESVRTNVLGTMNTAKLSTKYGVKKFVLVSSDKAVRSTNIMGASKRFAELIIFNEQKHSETSFTAVRFGNVLGSNGSVIPLFKKQIEDGGPVTVTHKEITRYFMTIPESVSLILQCGAYAKNGELFILDMGEPVKIYEFAEKMIRLAGYRVDEDIKIEVVGLRPGEKLYEELLLDVNDPNIHKTENKLIFIENGNGNHLNVELTTHLLDNLESLTNDEVKLHVSQIVSSYVPNNK, from the coding sequence ATGGCTTTTTTAAAAGTTTATAAATATGTATTATACGATATAGCAACCATAGTTATATCCTATTACCTAACTATTTGGGTATTTAAAAACATGGGCGGAGGTATTGAACTCAATTATGACCATAAAGCACTATGGTTAGCTTTTGCATTTATCATACCAGCCAAAATTTTATTAAACCAAATATTTGGGATTTATAGAATTATTTCTAAGTATGCTTCATTTGAGGATTTCTTTAGAATGATTCTTGTTGTAACTGGTACAAATATTTTATTAGTACTAGCAATATTCTTGTTCAATATAGAAGTGATGTCAGAGTCTGCATTTATTACAATCACATTGATTGAAATAACCGGGATGATCATACCACGTATTATCAGACGAACAACTAGTTTGGTTGCATACCGTCTTAGATTAAAAGTTTCCCATGAAACAGGCGTTAGAACTTTGATTATTGGTGCAGGTTCTGCTGGTGAAATGGTGGTTAAAGAAATATACAAAAATAAATCTTTAAACAATGTGCTTATTGGATTTGTTGATGATGATAAAGAAAAAGTCGGAAGACAAATTATGGGTATTTCGATATTAGGTACTTTAGATAATATCAAAGAAATTGTAGGTAGATACGCAGTTCAAGAAGTCATTATCGCAATCAAAAACTTTCCAAAACATAGATTCCATGAACTTGTAAACAGCTTGATTCAACTACACATTAAGGTTAAGAAATTAAACTTAATTGAAGATGTAAACCAAAATGAAGTATCGAAGTTAGTAGATTTAAAAGTTGAAGATTTACTCAATAGACCAGTTATTAAACTAGATAACAAAGGAATTAGAGACTTTATCGGTGATGAAGTTGTCTTAGTCACTGGTGGCGGGGGTTCTATTGGTAGCGAGTTATGTCGACAAATATTTGAACTGAATCCAAAACAATTAATTATTTTTGATATTTATGAAAATAATGCTTATGAAATTCAAATGGAATTAAATCGTAAAGTGTATAAAGATTCCAGTAAACAATATCCAAAACTAGATGTACGTATTGGTAGTGTTTATAATAAAGTGAGATTAGAAGAAATCTTTAAAGAATTTAAACCAACCATTGTATTTCATGCAGCAGCTTATAAGCATGTACCTTTAATGGAAGATAGTGCTGTAGAATCCGTTAGAACAAACGTTTTAGGTACTATGAATACAGCAAAACTTTCTACGAAGTACGGCGTTAAAAAATTCGTCTTAGTAAGTAGTGATAAAGCGGTGCGTTCTACAAACATTATGGGGGCTTCAAAACGTTTTGCTGAACTCATTATCTTTAATGAACAAAAACATAGTGAAACAAGCTTTACGGCGGTTAGATTTGGTAATGTACTAGGTTCTAACGGTTCAGTAATTCCACTATTTAAAAAACAAATTGAAGATGGTGGCCCAGTCACTGTAACGCATAAAGAAATCACTAGATACTTTATGACGATTCCTGAATCAGTTTCATTAATTTTACAGTGTGGTGCTTATGCTAAAAATGGTGAGTTATTTATTTTAGATATGGGTGAACCAGTTAAAATTTATGAGTTTGCTGAAAAGATGATCCGCTTAGCAGGATACAGAGTTGATGAAGATATTAAAATTGAAGTCGTTGGTCTTCGTCCAGGTGAAAAACTTTATGAAGAACTTCTACTGGATGTAAATGATCCAAATATTCATAAAACAGAAAACAAATTAATCTTCATTGAAAATGGTAATGGTAATCATTTAAATGTTGAATTAACAACACACTTATTAGATAATCTAGAGTCTTTAACAAATGATGAAGTGAAACTACATGTATCACAAATAGTTTCATCATATGTTCCAAACAACAAGTAG
- a CDS encoding DEAD/DEAH box helicase yields MKINQQPVELLTNNLKSSFYHYLKDALKRCQSFSFSVAFISDSGLQLIIDDLIDAGKRGVKGKLITTNYEFGTTPRALEMIGDQNYIEAKLYDALTSIRKFHTKAYIFDMGNHFEIVVGSSNMTQYALKNNHEWNLKYVAKNDDKTKENIIDNFDELFNDPKSLQLTPKVIKEYKTLYESKRMVDEGKKAMLDFFFEFIKRNPDHEIVDAMQGFNIDENNELKDFIEQVDVNEIKPNEMQEMALEGLNNIRNSGGNKALIIAATGTGKTYLSAFDVFQLRPKKVLFVVHRGKILRDALRTFKTIMPEVSMGEFVGSKKDLESDYLFASVQTISKIDNLNLFDPSYFDYIIIDEAHRSAADSYQRITSYFTPKFLLGMTATPERTDSRNIYELYDNQIAVEIRLRQALEKELVVPFHYFGIEDATTDIQNINLNTEIDKLAEKLNIKARVELIIENIKKYKHSGDKTKALGYCVNIAHAEYMANAFNERGLVSIALTGGTAELDREDTIRRLEDPNDPLSYIFTVEIFNEGIDIPSVNLILMLRPTNSSIIFTQQLGRGLRKYKDKEYLTVLDFIANHNKNFLLPIALIGDKAYDKDDLIVSTANDFFDIPGDTFISLNKVSKERILAQLEATDFNEITYLKEAYLDKKKNLGRVPRLTDFAFDEFDPIRFIKKKKSYISFVASQEKGILEDSSLHDSFIKLIGYLDSMLPIKRPYEYAILRELTHYKALEMNELFSKMKKYIDNPNLDSFNHSVKNLLLEFGSVTDKKNNIKVIEKSNSQIRVSDDFSNIFENVRYTDIINNTISYGLARYHHEFDRKVAPYPFVDLYHEYSKTEIYTLSLFDKNVSGLLMSGLIRIEKEYYLTVNLVKGDVHDSINYDDYFIDQNTFHWQSPGSTRTTNETGKNLVNHKELGFNLHLFVRKSATEATKGKGYSRDFTYLGKVFVEEYVGEAPISFKLKFEHRVPNDIYQRLTYDYTKEKENEKTN; encoded by the coding sequence GTGAAAATAAATCAACAACCCGTAGAACTTCTTACGAACAATTTAAAATCAAGCTTTTATCATTATTTAAAAGATGCTTTGAAAAGATGTCAAAGTTTTTCTTTTAGCGTGGCTTTTATTAGTGACTCTGGCTTGCAACTCATCATAGATGATCTTATAGATGCAGGTAAAAGAGGTGTCAAAGGAAAACTTATAACAACTAATTATGAGTTTGGTACTACACCTAGAGCACTTGAAATGATAGGTGACCAAAACTATATAGAGGCAAAACTATATGATGCTTTAACAAGTATTAGAAAGTTTCATACAAAAGCATATATATTCGATATGGGAAATCATTTTGAAATTGTAGTTGGTTCAAGTAATATGACTCAGTATGCACTTAAAAATAACCACGAGTGGAATTTGAAGTATGTTGCCAAAAATGATGACAAAACTAAAGAAAATATCATCGATAACTTTGATGAATTATTTAATGACCCTAAATCCCTACAATTAACACCTAAAGTCATAAAAGAATATAAAACACTCTATGAGAGTAAAAGAATGGTTGATGAAGGCAAAAAGGCAATGCTTGACTTCTTTTTTGAATTTATCAAGAGAAATCCTGATCACGAGATTGTGGATGCGATGCAAGGATTTAATATCGATGAAAATAACGAACTTAAAGATTTTATTGAACAAGTAGATGTTAATGAAATAAAACCTAATGAAATGCAAGAAATGGCCTTAGAGGGCCTAAATAACATTAGAAATAGTGGGGGTAATAAAGCACTTATTATTGCTGCCACTGGAACTGGTAAAACATACCTATCTGCATTTGATGTTTTCCAGTTAAGACCTAAAAAGGTATTATTTGTTGTACATAGAGGAAAAATATTAAGGGATGCACTTAGAACATTCAAAACAATTATGCCTGAAGTATCAATGGGTGAATTTGTAGGTTCTAAAAAAGATTTAGAAAGTGATTATCTTTTTGCATCTGTTCAAACTATTTCTAAAATTGATAACTTAAACCTATTTGATCCTAGCTATTTTGACTATATTATTATAGATGAGGCACATCGTAGTGCTGCAGATAGTTATCAGAGAATCACAAGTTACTTTACACCTAAGTTTTTATTAGGTATGACAGCGACACCCGAAAGAACCGATTCTAGAAATATTTATGAATTATATGATAATCAGATTGCAGTTGAAATTAGATTAAGACAAGCTTTAGAAAAAGAACTTGTAGTACCATTTCACTATTTTGGTATAGAAGATGCAACAACGGATATTCAAAATATTAATTTAAATACTGAAATAGATAAACTAGCTGAAAAACTAAATATCAAGGCTCGTGTAGAGTTAATTATTGAGAATATTAAAAAGTACAAACATTCTGGAGATAAGACCAAAGCACTTGGTTATTGTGTGAATATTGCCCATGCTGAATATATGGCTAATGCTTTTAATGAAAGAGGATTAGTATCTATTGCCTTAACTGGTGGAACGGCTGAACTTGACAGAGAAGATACTATTAGAAGATTAGAAGATCCAAATGATCCCTTATCCTATATATTTACAGTAGAGATATTTAATGAAGGTATTGATATACCATCAGTGAATTTGATACTAATGCTAAGACCGACGAATTCATCTATTATTTTCACGCAACAACTTGGTAGAGGTTTAAGAAAATATAAAGATAAAGAATATTTAACAGTATTAGACTTTATTGCAAACCATAACAAGAACTTTTTACTTCCGATTGCACTTATTGGTGATAAAGCCTATGATAAGGATGATTTGATTGTATCTACAGCAAATGATTTCTTTGATATACCGGGAGATACTTTTATTAGTTTGAATAAAGTATCAAAGGAAAGAATATTAGCACAATTAGAGGCTACTGACTTTAACGAGATCACTTATCTAAAGGAAGCATATCTAGATAAAAAGAAAAATCTAGGACGTGTTCCTAGATTAACAGACTTTGCATTTGATGAGTTTGATCCGATTAGGTTCATAAAAAAGAAAAAATCCTATATTAGTTTTGTAGCATCACAGGAAAAAGGTATTTTAGAAGATTCCTCATTACACGATTCATTTATTAAATTAATTGGATATCTCGATAGTATGTTACCAATTAAACGCCCTTATGAATATGCAATATTAAGGGAACTAACTCATTATAAAGCACTAGAAATGAATGAATTATTTTCAAAAATGAAAAAATACATTGATAACCCTAACCTGGATAGCTTTAATCACTCGGTAAAAAACCTACTCCTAGAATTTGGTTCAGTAACGGATAAAAAGAATAATATAAAGGTTATAGAAAAATCAAATAGTCAAATCAGAGTATCCGATGATTTTAGTAATATTTTTGAAAACGTTAGATACACAGATATTATCAACAATACAATTAGTTATGGTCTTGCTAGATATCATCATGAGTTTGATAGAAAAGTGGCACCTTATCCATTTGTAGATCTTTATCATGAGTATTCTAAGACTGAAATCTATACACTGTCATTGTTTGATAAAAATGTGTCAGGGCTATTAATGTCAGGCTTAATTAGAATTGAAAAAGAATATTACTTAACAGTTAATTTGGTAAAAGGCGATGTACATGATAGTATTAACTATGATGACTATTTTATAGATCAAAATACATTCCACTGGCAATCACCTGGTTCTACAAGAACCACAAATGAAACAGGTAAGAATTTAGTTAACCATAAAGAATTAGGGTTTAACCTCCACTTATTTGTTAGAAAATCTGCAACAGAAGCAACTAAGGGTAAAGGCTATAGTAGAGACTTTACTTATTTAGGGAAAGTTTTTGTAGAAGAATACGTGGGTGAAGCACCAATTTCGTTTAAACTTAAATTTGAACATAGAGTACCAAATGATATTTATCAAAGACTTACATATGATTACACGAAGGAGAAAGAAAATGAAAAAACAAATTGA
- a CDS encoding (deoxy)nucleoside triphosphate pyrophosphohydrolase translates to MKKQIEVVAAVIKKDNKYFAAQRKDQGELARKWEFPGGKVEPGETHQEALAREIKEELNVEIKVTDFLTTVVHEYNSFIITLHAYFAEYVSGEFKPNEHLDTKFLTKEEMADYDFAAADLPIIEKL, encoded by the coding sequence ATGAAAAAACAAATTGAAGTCGTAGCAGCTGTTATAAAAAAAGATAATAAGTATTTTGCTGCACAAAGAAAAGACCAAGGCGAACTTGCACGTAAATGGGAGTTTCCTGGTGGTAAAGTTGAACCAGGTGAAACACATCAAGAAGCATTAGCTAGAGAAATTAAAGAAGAACTTAATGTTGAAATTAAAGTAACTGACTTTTTGACTACTGTAGTTCATGAGTATAACTCATTTATCATTACATTACATGCATATTTTGCTGAATATGTTTCGGGTGAATTTAAACCCAATGAACACTTAGATACAAAATTCTTAACTAAGGAAGAAATGGCTGACTATGATTTTGCAGCAGCTGATTTACCTATTATTGAAAAATTATAA
- a CDS encoding nucleotidyltransferase domain-containing protein, giving the protein MQNELIYHLLDLSFKKETYKFDSQDELELTKIIFENGLVGLLFETIDKSSFKTPKYHQMLLQAFGAFVSKDIQQQAIIKDLKSLFNTHKIKHVFLKGSHLKELYPESYMRGMGDIDVVVPLDMFDVAKKVLIKHNYKFKSATSHHHVYETADGNFIELHQSITSSNEYENEALLKNVWDHVYQVDGYTYKLEPAFEYVYLLTHLIRHIRTSGVGIRSLLDMKVYFEYYESIMDLNKLNEYLITYNLKDFNDKVIRLNQIFTNQIKPQEQDYHVIDYIMNSGIHGSGTKHDMYLTKRTHEQTRLKKSKLGFFFSEVFPSRDRIKETYTYLKKHPWLLPWAWFVRILKQVFKVKNTKKRLKSISNDTEVDGVKGVYDYLGI; this is encoded by the coding sequence ATGCAAAATGAACTCATATATCACTTACTTGATTTAAGTTTTAAGAAAGAAACCTATAAGTTTGATAGTCAAGATGAGTTAGAACTTACAAAAATTATATTCGAAAACGGATTAGTAGGACTTTTATTTGAGACAATCGATAAGTCCAGTTTTAAGACGCCAAAATATCACCAAATGCTGTTGCAAGCATTTGGTGCTTTTGTATCTAAAGATATCCAGCAACAAGCTATCATTAAGGATTTAAAAAGCCTTTTTAACACTCATAAGATTAAACATGTATTCTTGAAGGGTAGTCACTTAAAAGAGTTGTATCCTGAAAGTTATATGCGTGGTATGGGTGATATTGATGTTGTTGTACCACTTGATATGTTTGATGTGGCTAAAAAAGTATTAATTAAGCATAACTACAAATTTAAAAGTGCTACCTCACATCATCATGTTTATGAAACAGCTGATGGTAACTTTATAGAACTACACCAAAGTATCACTTCTAGCAATGAATATGAAAATGAAGCACTACTTAAAAATGTGTGGGATCACGTATATCAAGTAGATGGTTATACTTATAAGTTAGAACCAGCTTTCGAATATGTTTATCTATTAACACATTTAATTAGACATATACGCACCTCAGGTGTAGGTATTCGTAGTTTACTAGATATGAAGGTGTATTTTGAGTATTATGAGTCTATTATGGATTTGAATAAATTAAATGAATACCTAATAACTTATAACTTAAAAGACTTTAATGATAAAGTTATCAGACTAAATCAAATATTTACCAATCAAATAAAACCACAAGAACAAGACTACCACGTCATAGATTACATCATGAATAGTGGTATTCACGGATCTGGTACTAAACATGATATGTATCTAACAAAAAGAACGCACGAACAAACAAGACTTAAAAAATCTAAATTAGGGTTCTTCTTTAGCGAAGTTTTCCCGAGTAGAGATAGAATCAAAGAAACTTATACTTACTTAAAAAAACACCCATGGCTTTTACCATGGGCGTGGTTTGTTAGAATACTAAAACAAGTCTTTAAAGTTAAGAATACTAAAAAGCGATTAAAATCAATATCCAATGACACTGAAGTAGATGGTGTTAAAGGTGTATATGATTATTTAGGTATTTAA
- a CDS encoding DNA adenine methylase encodes MLPVLKWVGGKRQMLSHIKELMPYHFNAYYEPFVGAGAVLFEFAPNVAYINDVNKDLISVYISLQDNEQFKKLLLKLDHHEKNHNETYYYEVREMDRLEGYSALEPFEKAARVIYLNKAGFNGLYRVNKKGFYNVPSGKRDKVKLYDLDNITSIHYYLRSNEVYINNLDFEEVVKDAKKDDFVYFDPPYDPWEDKNSFTSYAQGDFNKEDQIRLFETFKALDKRGVKVMLSNHNTDFIRNLYKDYKIHVVPAKRVVNSNPNGRGNVEEVIIINYE; translated from the coding sequence ATGTTACCGGTATTAAAATGGGTTGGTGGGAAAAGACAAATGTTAAGTCATATCAAAGAACTTATGCCTTATCACTTTAATGCATATTATGAGCCATTTGTTGGTGCTGGTGCAGTCTTGTTTGAGTTTGCTCCTAATGTAGCCTATATCAATGATGTAAACAAGGATTTAATATCTGTTTACATATCTCTACAAGATAATGAACAATTTAAGAAATTACTTTTAAAGTTAGATCATCATGAAAAGAATCATAATGAAACATATTATTATGAAGTTAGAGAGATGGACAGATTAGAAGGGTATAGTGCACTTGAACCATTTGAAAAAGCCGCAAGAGTAATTTACTTAAATAAAGCAGGATTTAATGGTTTATATAGAGTCAATAAAAAAGGATTTTATAATGTACCTTCAGGAAAAAGAGATAAGGTAAAACTTTATGATTTAGATAACATAACAAGCATTCATTACTACTTAAGATCTAATGAGGTCTATATAAACAATCTAGATTTTGAAGAAGTAGTTAAGGATGCTAAAAAAGATGACTTTGTGTACTTTGATCCACCATATGATCCTTGGGAAGATAAAAATTCCTTTACATCCTATGCTCAAGGCGATTTTAATAAAGAAGATCAAATACGATTATTTGAAACATTTAAAGCATTGGATAAGCGTGGTGTGAAAGTGATGTTAAGTAATCATAATACAGACTTTATTAGAAATCTTTATAAAGATTACAAGATACATGTTGTCCCTGCAAAGCGTGTTGTAAATTCAAATCCAAATGGTCGTGGAAATGTAGAAGAAGTCATTATCATTAACTATGAATAA
- the pyk gene encoding pyruvate kinase, translating to MKGKKNMRKTKIVCTLGPASEDKAVMTQLVKAGMNVARFNFSHGDYEEHGNRLKTIQSINEELGTHVAYLLDTKGPEIRTHEFDGKVEIQKNSIVRIGFTPVLGNKERFSVSYPGLFDDMKVGEFVSVDDGYLTLEVIEKDTKNNELVTKALNTHTVKSRRGVNIPGVVLNMPFISEKDASDIKFAATMGYDFVAASFVRRGEDAQAVRDILDNNGGKDVQIIAKIENQEGMDNLDDILDVVDGIMVARGDLGIEVEGELVPMYQSEMIDKCLELGKVVIVATQMLESMQKNPRPTRAEVSDVFNAVREGTSATMLSGESAAGDYPIESVKKMASIDAKAESTLDYEVFLDGYFMGDSNIDAIAQSAAKLVLEYEVDVVITTGVDVAKSFAAYHTQAINIAVVKNAKEARALALHFGVYPVLSKDEASKFLDKLGLVEGDFVLEVTNSSTKLLEIK from the coding sequence ATGAAAGGTAAAAAAAATATGAGAAAAACAAAAATTGTTTGTACATTAGGACCTGCATCAGAAGATAAAGCAGTCATGACACAACTTGTTAAAGCTGGTATGAACGTAGCACGCTTTAACTTTTCACACGGAGACTATGAAGAACACGGGAACCGTTTAAAAACGATTCAATCAATTAACGAGGAGTTAGGCACACACGTTGCTTACTTACTTGATACTAAAGGACCAGAAATTCGTACACACGAATTTGATGGTAAAGTAGAAATCCAAAAAAATTCAATCGTTAGAATCGGATTTACACCAGTATTAGGAAACAAAGAAAGATTCTCTGTTTCATACCCAGGTTTATTTGACGATATGAAAGTAGGAGAATTCGTTTCTGTTGATGATGGTTACCTAACATTAGAAGTGATTGAAAAAGATACTAAAAATAATGAATTAGTAACTAAAGCTTTAAACACACATACAGTAAAATCAAGACGTGGTGTAAACATTCCAGGTGTTGTTCTAAATATGCCTTTCATTTCCGAAAAAGATGCAAGTGATATTAAATTTGCTGCAACTATGGGTTATGACTTTGTTGCTGCAAGTTTTGTAAGACGTGGCGAAGATGCTCAAGCTGTTCGTGATATCTTGGATAACAACGGTGGTAAAGACGTTCAAATTATTGCTAAAATTGAAAACCAAGAAGGTATGGATAACCTAGATGACATTTTAGATGTTGTTGATGGTATCATGGTTGCACGTGGAGACTTAGGTATCGAAGTTGAAGGTGAATTAGTACCAATGTACCAATCAGAAATGATCGACAAATGTTTAGAATTAGGTAAAGTAGTAATCGTTGCTACTCAAATGCTTGAATCTATGCAAAAAAACCCACGCCCAACAAGAGCTGAAGTATCTGACGTATTTAACGCAGTTAGAGAAGGAACTTCTGCAACAATGTTAAGTGGTGAATCAGCAGCTGGTGATTACCCAATTGAATCAGTTAAAAAAATGGCAAGTATTGATGCAAAAGCTGAATCAACATTAGACTATGAAGTGTTCTTAGATGGTTACTTCATGGGAGATTCTAATATTGATGCAATCGCTCAATCAGCAGCTAAATTAGTATTAGAGTATGAAGTAGATGTTGTAATTACAACAGGCGTTGATGTAGCTAAATCATTTGCAGCATACCATACACAAGCAATTAACATTGCTGTTGTAAAAAATGCTAAAGAAGCTAGAGCGTTAGCACTTCACTTTGGTGTATACCCAGTATTAAGTAAAGATGAAGCGTCTAAGTTCTTAGATAAATTAGGTTTGGTTGAAGGTGACTTCGTATTAGAAGTAACTAATAGTTCAACTAAATTATTAGAAATCAAATAA